In Palaeococcus ferrophilus DSM 13482, the genomic window GATGGTGGTCAGGGTAGGTGAGCTCTGGCAGAGCCTCGAACTTATAGAGAGGGCCATAGATCAGATGCCCGAAGGAAAGATAAAGGCCGTCCCGAAGGACAACGCCCTCCTCTTCCAGCTCAAAAAGGCCGATGGGGAGGGAATAGGAAGGTACGAAGCACCTAGAGGTGAGCTGATTCACTATGTCAAAGGGCAGAAGGGCAAGGACGTTCCCGCGAGGTGGAAGATGAGAGAACCAACCTTCCCGAACCTCTTCGCCATAGCGAGGGCCCTCGTGGGCGAGCAGGTTGCGGACGTTCCCGTGGCGATAGCTTCGATAGACCCGTGCCTGAGCTGTACGGACAGGGTTGCGGTGATAGATGCAAACACCGGAGAGAGGAGAATCCTCACGGAGAAGGACCTTCTCAGGCTCTCGATAGAGAAGACGAGGGAGCTCAACCCAGAGGTGAAGGCAAAGCCAGAGGTTGTTGGAGTTGGCTGCCCGAGGGGTGGTGCGCTGTGAACGTCATCTACGCCACTCTGGGATTCCTCGGAGTTTACGCCTACGTCTCATTTGCCTCCCTGCTCTGGGGCGGAATAGACAGGAAGCTCGTGGCGAGGATGCAGCGCCGCGTTGGTCCCCCGCTGTTCCAGCCCTTCTACGACTTCCTCAAGCTGGTGAGCAAGGAGTCAATAATTCCCAGAGATGCCAACAGGCTCTTCGAGCTCTCTCCAGTTTTCGCGCTGGCCGCTTCAATAACCCTCCTGGCCTACACCCCGCTCGGCTTCGAACCGCTCTTCGGCACCAAGGGTGACGTCATCCTCTTCGTCTACCTCCTGACCACGATAGGCTTCCTGAGGGTTCTAGGTGCGGTGAGCTCAGGTTCGCCCTACGCCCAGCTCGGAGCGCAGAGGGAGATGATAATCCTAGCCTCAAGGGAAGCTCCCATGATGCTGGGCCTCTTCACAATCCTCTGGCGCCTCAAGGAGCTCGGCGTTACGAAGCCCTTCAGCATGGGGACGTTCTACGAGCACAACATCTGGGAGCTGGGAACACCCCTGAGCCTAATAGGGACGCTCATACTCCTCTTCGTCTTCATGGCGTGGCTCGCGAGCGAGATAGAGGTGGGCTTCTTCGACATCCCCGAGGCGGAGACCGAGCTAGCGGAGGGAACGATGGCGGAGTACAGCGGGAGACATCTGGCACTTTTCGAGCTCGCCAACGCCATAAAGGCCTTCGTCAGCGCGAGCCTCGTCGTGGTGGTCTTCTTCCCGTGGGGGATCTCTCAGTATCTCGGACTCACGGGACTTCCCGCCATGGCGATTGAGCTGCTCTTCCACACCCTCAAGGTCTTCGTCGTGCTCTTCGTGAGCATGAGCGTCTTCAGGGCTGTAACGGGAAGGCTCAGGATAACGCAGGCGGTGGGCATGTTCTGGACGAGGCTCCTGCCGGCGAGCATCGTTGGGGCGATTCTTCTTGCGATAGACGCGCTGGGGGTGATAGTATGAAGGTTCCACCGACGCTCTCAACAGTTCTAGGAAACCTCTTCAAAAAGCCCGCGACCAACCCGTTCCCGGAGAGCGAGCCGGTGCCGGTTCCCGAGGGCTTCAGGGGCAAGCTCAACTACGACGTCGAGAAGTGCGTCGGCTGCAGACTCTGCGTTATGGTCTGCCCCGCTGGGGTGATAGAGTACGTCCCCGAGGTGAAGAAGGTCACCTTCTGGCTCGGAAGGTGCGTCTTCTGCCAGCAGTGTGTGGACGTATGCCCCGTCAACGCCCTCTGGATGAGCGACGAGTTCCTATTAGCTACAACCGACAAGTACGACGACAACCTCCGCTGGCTCAAGGGGGAAGAGATTGCGGAGCTCAAGAGGAAGCTCGAGGAAGAGAAGAGGGCCAAGGAAGCCGCAAAGAAGGAATGATTTACTCTACCTCGATGGGGGATTCACCCCCCATTATATCCTCCACGTTTCAGCTTCTCGTACTCCCTCTTCAACGCCTCGTAATGTTTTCTCTCAACCTCTGCGAGCCTCGAGTATAATCTTCTCAGGTTCTCGTCCTCAACCCTCTCCGCCAGCAGTCTATAGGACTCATGGGCAATGAGTTCGCTCTCCATAG contains:
- a CDS encoding 4Fe-4S binding protein; protein product: MKVPPTLSTVLGNLFKKPATNPFPESEPVPVPEGFRGKLNYDVEKCVGCRLCVMVCPAGVIEYVPEVKKVTFWLGRCVFCQQCVDVCPVNALWMSDEFLLATTDKYDDNLRWLKGEEIAELKRKLEEEKRAKEAAKKE
- a CDS encoding respiratory chain complex I subunit 1 family protein produces the protein MNVIYATLGFLGVYAYVSFASLLWGGIDRKLVARMQRRVGPPLFQPFYDFLKLVSKESIIPRDANRLFELSPVFALAASITLLAYTPLGFEPLFGTKGDVILFVYLLTTIGFLRVLGAVSSGSPYAQLGAQREMIILASREAPMMLGLFTILWRLKELGVTKPFSMGTFYEHNIWELGTPLSLIGTLILLFVFMAWLASEIEVGFFDIPEAETELAEGTMAEYSGRHLALFELANAIKAFVSASLVVVVFFPWGISQYLGLTGLPAMAIELLFHTLKVFVVLFVSMSVFRAVTGRLRITQAVGMFWTRLLPASIVGAILLAIDALGVIV